The following coding sequences are from one Leptolyngbyaceae cyanobacterium window:
- the rpsN gene encoding 30S ribosomal protein S14 translates to MAKKSMIEREKKRQKLVDKYAAKREDLLEQFAQAETQQEKLAIHRQIQQLPRNSAPSRLRNRCWATGRPRGTYRDFGLSRNVLRDWAHKGLLPGVVKSSW, encoded by the coding sequence ATGGCTAAAAAGAGCATGATCGAGCGCGAGAAAAAGCGCCAAAAACTAGTAGATAAATATGCCGCTAAACGGGAAGATTTACTAGAACAGTTTGCCCAAGCGGAAACTCAACAAGAAAAACTGGCGATTCACCGTCAAATCCAACAACTGCCTCGTAATAGCGCTCCCAGCCGCTTGCGGAATCGTTGCTGGGCAACGGGACGCCCCAGAGGAACTTACCGGGACTTCGGTCTTTCTCGCAACGTTTTGCGCGATTGGGCACACAAAGGTTTGCTGCCAGGTGTAGTAAAGTCCAGCTGGTAA
- the aat gene encoding leucyl/phenylalanyl-tRNA--protein transferase has translation MEINIPTIIQGYAQGYFLMADEEHNSLSWYYSRQRALIPLDDRFRYPKSLRRIINQERFTIAVNRDFSSVVAGCANRESTWISSELKKIYIALYEAGWAFSFETWDGDRLAGGILGIALGGAFIGESMFYKIPEASKVAMVKLVEHLRSRQFILFDAQMNNPHLERFGAYTITDIEYQNLLDKALKRRCYIY, from the coding sequence ATGGAAATTAATATCCCTACCATTATTCAGGGGTATGCTCAGGGCTACTTTTTGATGGCTGATGAAGAACATAATAGCTTGAGCTGGTACTATAGTCGTCAGCGAGCGTTAATTCCCTTAGATGACCGTTTTCGCTACCCTAAGTCTTTACGACGAATCATCAATCAAGAACGATTTACGATCGCTGTAAATCGGGATTTTTCAAGTGTAGTTGCTGGATGCGCTAATCGGGAATCTACTTGGATATCTTCAGAATTAAAAAAAATTTACATTGCCCTTTATGAAGCTGGTTGGGCTTTTAGTTTTGAAACTTGGGATGGCGATCGACTGGCAGGGGGTATTTTAGGGATTGCTCTAGGGGGAGCTTTTATAGGCGAGTCTATGTTCTATAAGATACCAGAAGCATCGAAAGTAGCGATGGTAAAATTGGTCGAACATTTGCGATCGCGTCAGTTTATATTATTCGACGCTCAAATGAACAACCCCCATCTAGAAAGATTTGGAGCTTATACCATTACAGATATAGAGTATCAAAATTTACTAGACAAAGCGTTGAAACGCCGATGTTACATATATTAA
- a CDS encoding Calx-beta domain-containing protein, which yields MANIIGTIGNEFLTGTLENDSILGFAGNDTLLGLPGTDTINGNEGNDSLRGDEGDDYVRGGQNDDEMFGNLGIDTIFGDLGNDTISGNEENDLINGNEGNDVINGNQGNDTVRGGEDDDVVRGGQDNDEVFGDRGNDTGFGDFGNDSVYGGEGLDVLNGNEGNDTLNGNEDNDIVRGGKDDDLVRGGQNEDEVYGDLGNDTLFGDQGNDSVYGGQGIDLLFGNADNDVLNGNEGNDTLFGGQGLDLVRGGQDNDQMFGEFGNDTLYGDLGNDSILGNENDDIINGNQGDDTLNGNEGNDTVRGGQGNDYVRGGQNEDAVFGDLGNDTLYGDLGNDTVYAGEGTDLLFGNEGNDILNGNQGDDTIFGGQGNDYARGGMDNDRLFGDEDNDTLYGDLGNDTVFGGIGNDLMNGNEGDDILNGNEGLDTVRGGQGNDLVRGGQNDDQLYGDKGDDTVFGDLDNDTVFGGEGADLLFGNEGDDVLNGNEGNDSVFGGQGKDLVRGGQGNDSLFGDRGSDTLFGDLGADTLTGDSQGEVNTDIFVFGKGMGGPTRADADIVTDWQHCIDLISLTGGLSYADINIQQGTGADAANTIVTDKATGEFLGVLLNVDSNSIDGSAFIPSGPSKVSIVATNPTTIESTPNTAPGLFTLSIPCDIDTDLTINYTITGTAANGKDYQIITSSVILPAGSETVTIPVIAIDDTEVEQPETVTLTLNPGTGYEVATSGKNTATVTILDNDALTQTTVSLFASDPLASEIGPDPGQFTFARTGDVSQPLTVNYSLSPLSSATNNTDYTANPALNTTSITIPAGSDRVTVNINPILDSLIEGNETVILNLGAGLGYTVGPANNATVVIQDNPVVTRPIVGVTAPDPISEENGSKIGTFQFSRTGGDTSQPLTIKYTISGTATSGTDYSALSGTVTINAGQTVSSLINVTPSSDSINEPTETVVVTVTEDSPYLVGSQSTATVSILDNNPLANAPAGTLPVRRYNSSGTTLLSSHNNFTDAVAAAADNDILVAIAGTYNEPGTVIINRPLTVRGPNAGLSPSSGGGVTPAIVSAPSGQRVFAVNPGISGVTIEGLTIQANANAQNAVEYTSNTGTPSVVIRQNQFTGEGPNNGGVIRVDFQGAAGSKATIVDNLIRDVNTTSGVITSGIQAFRVEQVNISDNVVAKLTGPGIVADSVTNPNNIINSNTVSDIGQQGIQLAGGSATIANNNVTNVNLAQGVDDGGIRLRNSGFGGKLITANVFGNTITNSVNGIAIRNNDAISGSVTINNNNLIGNTKAGLYHGGTGTINATNNWWDDPSGPIVGGTGRNAINVPNGGTVTFNPFANQPF from the coding sequence ATGGCCAATATCATCGGTACAATTGGTAATGAATTTTTAACAGGTACGTTAGAAAACGATTCTATCCTTGGATTTGCAGGTAATGACACCCTGCTAGGACTGCCAGGAACCGACACCATCAACGGGAATGAAGGTAATGATAGCCTTCGAGGTGATGAAGGTGATGACTACGTGCGAGGTGGCCAGAATGACGATGAAATGTTTGGCAATCTGGGAATTGACACGATTTTTGGCGATCTGGGCAATGATACGATTTCTGGCAATGAAGAGAACGACCTGATTAATGGCAACGAAGGCAACGATGTTATCAATGGTAATCAGGGTAACGATACAGTTCGGGGTGGCGAAGACGATGACGTAGTGCGCGGCGGTCAAGATAATGATGAAGTTTTTGGCGATCGCGGTAACGATACTGGCTTCGGAGACTTCGGAAACGACAGCGTATATGGCGGCGAGGGCTTGGATGTCCTCAACGGCAACGAAGGTAACGACACCCTCAATGGCAACGAAGACAACGATATTGTCAGGGGTGGCAAAGACGACGATTTAGTACGAGGCGGTCAAAACGAAGACGAAGTTTACGGCGACTTGGGCAATGACACTTTGTTTGGCGACCAAGGAAACGATTCCGTTTACGGTGGACAAGGAATAGACCTCCTATTTGGCAACGCTGATAATGACGTTCTCAACGGTAACGAGGGTAACGATACTCTCTTTGGCGGACAAGGTTTAGATTTGGTGCGAGGTGGTCAAGATAATGACCAGATGTTCGGAGAATTTGGTAATGACACCCTCTATGGCGACCTTGGTAACGACAGCATTCTAGGCAATGAAAACGATGACATCATCAATGGCAACCAAGGTGATGATACCCTCAATGGGAATGAAGGTAACGATACCGTCCGAGGCGGTCAGGGTAATGACTACGTAAGGGGTGGCCAAAACGAAGATGCAGTTTTTGGTGACTTAGGCAATGACACCTTATATGGAGATTTGGGTAACGACACTGTTTATGCCGGAGAAGGGACAGACCTCCTGTTTGGTAATGAAGGAAACGACATCCTCAACGGTAATCAAGGGGACGATACAATCTTCGGCGGACAAGGTAATGACTATGCCAGGGGTGGCATGGACAACGATCGCTTGTTCGGAGACGAAGACAATGACACCCTATATGGCGATCTCGGAAACGATACTGTCTTCGGTGGCATAGGCAATGACCTGATGAATGGCAATGAGGGTGATGACATCCTCAATGGCAACGAAGGACTAGATACGGTCAGGGGCGGTCAGGGTAATGACTTAGTACGAGGCGGTCAAAACGATGACCAATTGTACGGCGATAAAGGCGACGATACGGTTTTCGGAGATTTAGATAACGATACGGTTTTTGGTGGAGAAGGTGCAGATCTCCTATTCGGCAACGAAGGCGATGACGTTCTGAATGGGAATGAGGGGAATGATTCGGTTTTCGGCGGACAGGGTAAAGATCTGGTAAGAGGCGGTCAAGGAAATGACTCCCTGTTTGGCGATCGAGGTAGCGATACCTTATTCGGCGATTTGGGTGCAGATACTCTCACCGGTGATAGTCAAGGAGAAGTCAACACAGATATATTCGTTTTCGGGAAAGGAATGGGTGGCCCTACCAGGGCTGATGCCGATATTGTTACCGACTGGCAACACTGTATAGATTTAATTTCTTTAACTGGCGGACTCAGTTACGCAGATATAAATATCCAACAGGGTACGGGGGCTGATGCTGCTAATACGATCGTCACCGATAAAGCGACGGGAGAATTTTTAGGCGTTCTCCTGAATGTTGATAGTAACTCGATCGACGGTTCGGCTTTCATTCCTAGCGGGCCTTCTAAAGTAAGCATCGTAGCTACTAATCCCACTACGATCGAATCTACTCCTAATACAGCACCGGGTTTATTTACCCTTTCCATCCCTTGCGATATCGATACCGATCTCACTATTAATTACACGATTACCGGTACTGCTGCTAACGGCAAAGATTATCAAATTATCACCAGTAGCGTTATTCTGCCAGCCGGATCGGAAACGGTGACGATTCCGGTCATAGCTATTGACGATACAGAAGTCGAACAACCGGAAACAGTAACTTTGACTCTCAACCCCGGCACCGGTTATGAAGTAGCAACTTCTGGCAAAAATACCGCTACCGTCACTATTTTGGATAATGATGCGTTAACTCAAACAACAGTTAGCTTATTTGCCAGCGATCCCTTAGCTTCAGAAATTGGCCCAGATCCGGGGCAATTTACGTTTGCCCGGACAGGTGATGTTTCTCAACCGCTGACGGTAAATTACAGCCTGTCACCTTTAAGTAGTGCAACCAATAATACAGACTACACTGCCAATCCAGCGTTAAACACTACAAGCATTACCATTCCTGCCGGGTCCGATCGAGTGACAGTTAACATTAACCCCATCCTTGATTCTTTAATAGAGGGCAATGAAACTGTTATCTTAAACTTGGGTGCTGGCCTTGGTTATACGGTTGGCCCAGCCAATAACGCTACGGTGGTAATTCAAGATAATCCAGTTGTCACCAGACCAATTGTTGGTGTTACTGCCCCAGACCCGATCTCGGAGGAAAACGGTTCTAAGATCGGTACATTTCAATTCTCCCGCACTGGTGGCGATACCAGCCAACCACTGACTATTAAATACACCATCAGCGGTACCGCAACTTCTGGAACTGACTATTCAGCATTGAGTGGTACGGTAACTATCAATGCCGGTCAAACAGTTTCCTCACTAATTAATGTCACTCCCTCATCTGATAGCATTAACGAACCCACAGAAACCGTTGTCGTAACTGTTACTGAAGATAGCCCTTACCTTGTTGGTTCGCAAAGTACTGCCACAGTGAGCATTTTAGATAATAATCCTTTAGCGAACGCTCCAGCTGGTACTCTTCCAGTTCGTCGTTATAACTCTAGTGGAACAACCTTATTAAGCAGTCACAACAATTTTACTGATGCTGTTGCGGCTGCTGCTGATAATGACATTCTAGTGGCAATCGCAGGAACCTATAACGAACCAGGAACGGTTATTATCAATAGACCATTGACTGTACGCGGCCCAAACGCCGGACTCAGCCCCTCTTCAGGTGGAGGAGTGACTCCAGCGATCGTCAGTGCGCCATCTGGTCAACGGGTTTTTGCAGTAAATCCTGGTATCAGCGGCGTCACCATTGAAGGGTTAACGATTCAAGCTAATGCCAACGCTCAAAATGCGGTCGAATACACTAGTAATACAGGCACTCCCAGCGTCGTAATTCGTCAGAATCAGTTTACTGGTGAAGGCCCTAATAACGGTGGGGTGATTCGCGTAGACTTCCAAGGAGCGGCAGGTTCTAAGGCAACTATTGTAGATAATTTAATTCGGGATGTTAACACTACTAGTGGTGTAATAACTAGCGGTATTCAAGCATTCAGAGTCGAGCAAGTTAACATTAGCGATAACGTGGTTGCTAAACTAACAGGCCCGGGTATTGTGGCTGATTCTGTTACTAATCCTAATAACATTATCAACTCCAACACGGTCAGCGATATAGGGCAACAAGGGATTCAGCTAGCAGGAGGTAGTGCAACGATCGCCAACAACAACGTCACTAACGTTAACTTAGCCCAAGGGGTAGATGATGGTGGTATTCGGCTGCGGAATTCCGGTTTCGGTGGCAAGTTGATAACTGCTAACGTCTTCGGTAATACAATTACTAACTCCGTAAATGGTATTGCCATCCGTAATAATGATGCGATTAGCGGTAGTGTGACAATTAATAATAACAATCTGATCGGTAATACTAAAGCAGGTTTGTACCACGGTGGTACTGGTACGATTAATGCCACTAACAATTGGTGGGATGACCCCAGTGGGCCGATTGTGGGTGGTACTGGCCGAAATGCGATTAATGTCCCTAATGGTGGTACGGTTACCTTCAACCCGTTTGCTAATCAACCCTTCTAA
- the rseP gene encoding RIP metalloprotease RseP, with amino-acid sequence MSVLAAIAVLALLILVHELGHFMAARLQGIHANRFSLGFGPILWKYQGPETEYAIRAFPLGGFVGFPDDDPESKFSPDDPNLLRNRPILDRAIVISAGVIANLIFAYLVLLIQFGIFGVPAGLNYQPGVLVPKLLSDNSVAALAGIKSGDIIVAVNKQELPASKEAISLLMEEIQTNPDRNIQLTIERNNTERVITVKPELGSDGKGRIGIQLLPNGTAIYRRPHNIGEIFSLAAEQFQQIFVGTIKGFVQLITNFQETANQVAGPIRIVEAGAKLAQSDIGRLFLFAALVSINLAIINILPLPALDGGQLAFLLIEALRGGKPLPTHIQDGVMQTGLMLLLGLGIFLIVRDTTQLEWVQNLLQ; translated from the coding sequence ATGTCAGTTTTGGCGGCGATCGCAGTCTTGGCGCTTTTGATTTTAGTACATGAGCTAGGCCATTTTATGGCCGCTCGTCTGCAAGGAATTCACGCTAATCGATTTTCCCTTGGTTTTGGCCCGATTTTGTGGAAATATCAAGGCCCGGAAACAGAATATGCCATCCGAGCTTTTCCCTTGGGTGGTTTTGTCGGTTTTCCCGATGATGACCCGGAAAGCAAATTTTCTCCCGACGATCCCAATCTACTACGCAATCGACCGATTCTCGATCGCGCGATCGTCATTAGTGCGGGAGTAATCGCCAATTTAATCTTTGCCTACCTAGTGCTGTTGATTCAGTTTGGGATCTTTGGCGTTCCAGCCGGACTAAACTATCAGCCGGGGGTACTAGTACCAAAGCTACTTTCAGATAACTCCGTGGCTGCTCTAGCAGGAATTAAATCTGGAGACATCATTGTAGCTGTTAACAAACAGGAACTCCCAGCTTCTAAAGAAGCGATTTCCTTGTTGATGGAAGAAATTCAAACTAATCCCGATCGAAACATCCAGCTAACGATCGAGCGCAACAATACTGAAAGGGTAATCACCGTTAAACCAGAACTAGGTTCGGATGGTAAAGGTCGCATTGGCATACAATTGTTACCCAATGGCACGGCTATTTATCGTCGCCCTCACAATATAGGGGAAATTTTTAGTCTGGCAGCCGAACAATTCCAGCAAATCTTTGTTGGGACAATCAAAGGCTTCGTTCAACTGATTACCAACTTTCAAGAAACTGCCAATCAGGTGGCTGGCCCGATTAGAATTGTCGAAGCAGGGGCAAAATTAGCTCAATCAGATATTGGCAGGTTATTTTTGTTTGCTGCTTTAGTCAGTATCAACCTAGCGATTATCAACATTCTGCCCTTGCCAGCCCTTGATGGCGGACAATTAGCTTTTCTATTGATCGAAGCTTTGCGCGGCGGTAAACCGCTACCTACCCACATCCAAGATGGTGTAATGCAGACCGGGCTAATGCTACTGTTGGGATTAGGAATCTTTTTGATTGTCAGAGATACAACCCAATTGGAATGGGTGCAAAATTTACTTCAGTGA
- the def gene encoding peptide deformylase produces the protein MTSEVLVEKKKLDNPPLDIHTLGDRVLRQPAKRITKVDSEIRDLVRQMLQTMYSADGIGLAAPQVAIHKQLIVIDCEPDNAANQPLVLINPSIKSFSRDICVAQEGCLSIPKVYLDVKRPAALEVAYKDEYGRPHNLKATGLLARAIQHEMDHLNGVLFVDRVENSLALNQELNKYGFSPKAVQPVV, from the coding sequence ATGACCTCTGAGGTTTTAGTCGAAAAGAAAAAACTGGATAACCCACCCCTGGATATCCACACTTTAGGCGATCGCGTTTTGCGTCAACCCGCTAAACGCATCACCAAGGTAGACTCGGAAATCCGGGATCTAGTCCGCCAAATGCTGCAAACTATGTACAGCGCTGATGGGATAGGTTTAGCCGCACCTCAAGTAGCAATACACAAACAATTAATCGTGATCGATTGCGAACCAGATAATGCAGCTAATCAACCACTGGTTTTAATTAACCCATCCATTAAGAGTTTTAGTCGCGATATCTGTGTAGCGCAAGAAGGCTGTCTGAGCATTCCGAAAGTTTACTTGGATGTAAAGCGCCCAGCAGCTTTGGAAGTTGCTTATAAAGATGAATACGGTCGTCCTCACAACTTAAAAGCTACCGGATTACTAGCCCGTGCAATTCAACATGAAATGGATCATCTCAATGGGGTGCTTTTCGTAGACCGGGTAGAAAATAGTTTAGCTCTCAATCAAGAGTTAAATAAATACGGATTTTCGCCGAAAGCTGTTCAACCAGTAGTATAA
- the nth gene encoding endonuclease III: protein MSITRKWSAKQQLALEILIRLKRLYPEATCTLNYQSTVQLLVATILSAQCTDERVNQVTPALFSRFPDAPAIANADIQELENLVRSTGFYRNKAKNIQGACRAIVEKFGGKVPKRMEELLQLPGVARKTANVVLAHGYGINQGVTVDTHVKRLSYRLGLTEETDPVRVERDLIRLLPQPDWENWSIRLIYHGRAVCTAKNPKCHACALADLCPSANLPVLSLPTSKATNQKSTV, encoded by the coding sequence GTGAGCATTACTCGTAAATGGTCAGCTAAACAGCAGCTTGCCCTGGAAATATTGATTCGCCTAAAACGACTCTATCCAGAGGCAACCTGTACTCTCAATTACCAAAGCACGGTGCAATTGTTGGTGGCAACTATTTTATCCGCTCAATGTACTGACGAGCGGGTAAATCAGGTTACACCAGCTTTATTCAGTCGGTTTCCCGATGCCCCGGCAATTGCTAATGCCGATATTCAAGAGTTAGAAAATTTAGTACGTTCCACTGGCTTTTATCGCAATAAAGCCAAAAATATTCAAGGTGCTTGTCGCGCGATCGTCGAAAAGTTCGGCGGCAAAGTACCGAAAAGAATGGAAGAATTACTACAATTACCGGGAGTAGCTCGAAAAACTGCAAATGTAGTACTGGCGCACGGTTACGGAATTAACCAAGGGGTGACGGTAGATACCCACGTCAAGCGCCTCAGCTACCGTCTGGGATTGACAGAAGAAACCGATCCCGTGCGAGTAGAAAGAGATTTGATCCGACTCCTGCCACAGCCTGATTGGGAAAATTGGTCGATTAGGCTGATTTATCACGGTCGTGCTGTTTGTACGGCCAAAAATCCGAAATGTCATGCTTGCGCTTTGGCCGATCTTTGTCCTTCGGCTAATTTACCCGTGTTAAGTTTGCCTACATCGAAAGCGACAAATCAAAAGTCTACCGTTTAA
- a CDS encoding DUF3598 family protein, whose amino-acid sequence MKSQWECLLQNLGEWQGSFTRISPQGELLEDTPTVVSLVGLNNNQMVRQTVRRFLPSQLPQDTVLEYSSLGRNTLFFENGAFSQGSIQLAPFTVFGAELGLIDGNRRLRLVQMFDKQGNLETLTLIREKLAGTDENHDNLVTSVDSLWGEWQGEAVTLYPDFRSPDSYATKLKIYRNEDGKLFQELNFANRTIASSAKVDGPMLYFEEGFQPVRVLLLPAGASCTFPLTVKLGQAFFLEVGWLINSHHRQRLIRNYNEKGEWVSLTLVEEFKI is encoded by the coding sequence ATGAAATCTCAGTGGGAATGTTTATTGCAAAACTTGGGGGAATGGCAAGGTTCTTTTACCCGTATTTCGCCTCAAGGAGAACTACTGGAAGATACTCCCACGGTAGTTTCGTTGGTAGGGCTTAACAACAATCAAATGGTGCGTCAGACAGTGCGCCGTTTTTTGCCTTCTCAGCTACCACAGGATACAGTTTTAGAATATAGTTCTTTAGGAAGAAATACTTTGTTTTTTGAGAATGGTGCTTTCTCGCAGGGTTCTATTCAGTTAGCACCTTTTACAGTATTTGGGGCGGAACTGGGTTTAATTGATGGTAACAGGCGTCTGCGTCTGGTGCAGATGTTCGATAAGCAAGGTAATCTGGAAACATTAACTTTGATTCGAGAAAAGCTGGCTGGTACTGATGAAAATCATGATAATTTGGTCACCAGTGTAGATAGTTTATGGGGAGAATGGCAAGGAGAAGCTGTTACTCTTTATCCTGATTTCCGTTCTCCCGATTCTTATGCTACTAAGCTAAAAATTTATCGAAATGAAGATGGTAAATTGTTTCAAGAGTTAAATTTTGCCAATAGAACGATCGCTTCTAGTGCTAAAGTTGATGGTCCAATGCTTTATTTTGAAGAAGGTTTTCAACCAGTAAGAGTTTTATTATTACCTGCTGGTGCTTCTTGTACTTTTCCCCTAACTGTCAAACTAGGGCAAGCTTTTTTCTTAGAGGTTGGTTGGTTGATTAATTCTCATCATCGTCAGCGTTTAATTCGCAACTACAATGAAAAGGGTGAGTGGGTTAGTTTAACTTTAGTTGAAGAATTTAAGATTTAA